From the genome of Malus sylvestris chromosome 13, drMalSylv7.2, whole genome shotgun sequence:
TAAGCTGGCAATGTTCTCTGTTACAAGTCCTGACAGGGATGTGTATTTTTCCGGTGAGCACTTTTGCTGCCCGAGTACTGAGTACTTCATACGGAGGAGGGCTTACACAATCTATGTTTGCTAACTATCTTCCACCACGTTCCTTTGTAGCATTTTATAAGTAGACAAAGCTACAGAGGTAATATGCTTGTATGTTTAGAGTATCATTCATTTTACAGAACCCCTTTTTTGTTAAATCTGTACGCCGCAGAGGCCAAAATTCGATCAAACACTAGCTTCCTTAGTTGACTGTCGAATTTCAGATGTATGATTTGCACTTGCAGCCTGCAGCTTAATGTGTTTATCCTTTTACTCATTCAATTTCCTCTCGAAACATCGATATTCTCTGGTTTTTAAGGTTTCCTTTCCATTTTTACCACTTTATTATTTTCGCTTCTATGGCTCGTAAAATCGACATGTGAACTGCCTAAATCTGGCCGACTGGTGTTGAAAAGGCAAAAACCAACAACAATTGGAATTTATTGCGATGGGATGGAATTAGCTTTTTTGGTTTAGAAATGAATTCAAGTCCGCGTGTAATATTCATATCCTCACCGCCCTTAATTTCATAAGGTGAAATTTCTGTCCGGTCAGCTTCATCTCACATTGGATATGAAAGTCTTATGATAAAAGTTTAAAAGCTCTTCGGCCTCCCCAATCACTGTCATACCGGCACGGTAACACGTTACAAAGAGTCCCTTTTCATTGTGTTTCATCAAAATTATTGATGATAATTTTTCTACTGatctgaagaagaaaaaaaaaattgacagatCAATGGTGTTCCGACTTCACAAGACACCGCAACCTGTGGATACTGAGACGACAAATTCTGTGTGTCTTTGTATTAACAGAGGAGGATGGGTgctatttctttctttaaatggCTTTACCTGTATAACAGATCAAATACAAATTATTATTGTTCACATACACTTCATATTCTCTAGAAATTTAAAGGAACGACTTAGAGGTTTGTAGCTCGAGAAGTCGAGATTATTTGTCTATGTGTCCGAAGTTTTGTGCTCAATTTCAAAAGAAGATAACTCAAGAAGACTGAAATCGCATTTTATTCACTAGAGTCAGTTCTAAAATGACTTGATTCGCTAACCGTAGAATCTATATTTAGTGATGAGGTGAGGACCGTTGCCTGTTGAGGACTTCCGACTTGGATTACCAGTTTCTCATAGAGTTTCAAACGCTTAGGGATTAATTAGGGAGGCGGTCAGCCGCCTAGTGCCTTGGTagaaatttttagaacagtggtcATAACttattttaagaaaattaaTCATGCATCCGAAGTCATGTATATGTTATGTATAGGTAAAAAGATTCAATAGGATAGTATGACCACGTGATTGTATAATATCCAGAATCCTACTTCTAAGAATGCCAAACCAATCACGTGATCGGGTTATCCTACCGAAATTTTTTGTATGTACATACAGAGGGCAGCTCTAGGTCTGTTGTTAGTCATATCTTCTTTAAGAAAGAACCAGaagttgaaaattttctttGGTATTATTGGAACCCAACAAGTTGGTGTGAGCTTGTTATATTTGTAGGCGTCCAAAATGTTCAAATAAGCACCATGTTATATGACAGCCGCAAATATGGAAATCGAACCAAACATTTAACGTATACATTTGGCAGATTTCTTGGAAATTTATATGTCGAGTTGATACATTATAcagagtaatgctaggaagatcaCATATTTATACTACATTTGTGTGCTATATCACATAATAAATGATGCATACAATTAATATCCGATAagataaatttattaattgacgTGACATGTACATATCAGTTATCACATCAAATAATACACATAATATAAAAATACGATCCCCCAACATTTTCCTATTACATATAATGGTAACCTGAAAACCAATGATTTTTTCCTCACGTGAAAAAATGGCAAACTGTCAAATTAGGCAAACAAGCAAATATGTCCCTACCCTCTGAATGTACAACTTTTCATGTTCCATGATAAGCCTATGCCTCTACATATACAACCATACTTCTCAACTAGCTCTCTCACCAGCCTAATCTTCTCTAAGCCTCTAAAATATTCAACAAAAACCCTCCTcgtcaattcaattcctctttcaATCCGATCCATCTTCTCTTcggtttcaaattttcaaacttctgattttttttcttttttttttctttttgtagttttatgtgttttctccCTAGCCTTTGGAAACCAATTCGTTTTCTCTACTTTTTGTTACATAGAGTTTGTTCGAGAATTCAACCCTTCACTCGAGTTCCAGAATTCGATTCAACTCCGCTCCACCAACATTACTTGTCTCAAAAAAGTTTCTTGGAGAATTTTGAGTTCTCTTCTCTATGGCCATTGTTACCTCAAAATCAACTAGTAAGGCGAACCTCTCGCAAACTTTTCCATTCGAGAACGCCGCCGCCAACCATGATGCTTCATTTTCTTCATACTTCAGCGGCAATGAGGAAGCCGTCGTGCATAAACTCGCCGATCAGGCGAGCAAGGAGCAGCAGCATAACAATAACATTCACTTGGGAGCAGAAAAGGAAGCAGCTGACGACGAAGAAATTGGAGTGTTCAGAGCTGAAAAATACTTCAATGGAGTAATAGATGAGGAGACAAGCGTCACAAGCCCGAAAAGCGGCTGCAGCAGCACAAATAAGTACCATCATGACAAGGATAAACCAGTAAGTATGGATCACATGAAGATAAGGGTTCAGCCGGGGACTCCGAGTGTGCGTTCTGAATCGAGCTGGAACAGCCAAAGCAACTTGCTTCGAAGCGCGTCGAGAAATCCTTACCGGACAAACACAACTACGGGAAACAAACAGAGGAAGAACTTCTTTGCCAGCCTTGGCTGCAAATGTTCGTGTTCAGATAAGAATTCGGTTGATGTGGATGAACACGTCGGCGAGATCAGCTTCAAGAAGAACGACAATGGTGCAAACACAAGCTGCACGACAACACCAATTAATCATAAACCTCCTGGTGTGGCAGAGATTGTTGATGAAGTTGTAGTTGATATGAAAAAAAGCGAAAAGCTCGAAAAGTTAGGAGTTGAGTTGGGAAGAGAGAACTGTTTTACTTTCCCAACTTTAAAATCCGGGGCGGGGAGTTTGCCGCCGAAGATGCTTCCCTTTCAACAAGCAGAAGAGGAAGCAGAGAAAGTGAGGAAGTCTCTGGAGGTGTTCGGCTCCCCTGTGTTTGTGAAGCGAAATAAGTCTTTCGCCCTTGGAAAAAAACTCACAATGCTGCCGCGGGATGAGTTTCCGGCAAATTCTGGTGGTGTAATCTACAACAATGAGTCGGATAGTGATGCAAGTTCGGATCTTTTCGAGATCGAGAGCCTCACCGGCAAAGCAAACCCTTTTCTTGCGCGGCAAGCATCAGATGCTGGCTCTGCGACGCCAACGAATTGTTATGCGCCGAGTGAGGCGAGCATAGAGTGGAGTGTGGTCACCGCCAGCGTTGCTGACATGTCCATGATGTCCGACTTCGAAGATCACCAGAGACCAGCGAAAATGGCTCCGAATTCTACAAATGCCAAAGCAAGAATGAGCAAGGAAATTCTGAGGCACCAC
Proteins encoded in this window:
- the LOC126597664 gene encoding protein PHYTOCHROME KINASE SUBSTRATE 1-like; its protein translation is MAIVTSKSTSKANLSQTFPFENAAANHDASFSSYFSGNEEAVVHKLADQASKEQQHNNNIHLGAEKEAADDEEIGVFRAEKYFNGVIDEETSVTSPKSGCSSTNKYHHDKDKPVSMDHMKIRVQPGTPSVRSESSWNSQSNLLRSASRNPYRTNTTTGNKQRKNFFASLGCKCSCSDKNSVDVDEHVGEISFKKNDNGANTSCTTTPINHKPPGVAEIVDEVVVDMKKSEKLEKLGVELGRENCFTFPTLKSGAGSLPPKMLPFQQAEEEAEKVRKSLEVFGSPVFVKRNKSFALGKKLTMLPRDEFPANSGGVIYNNESDSDASSDLFEIESLTGKANPFLARQASDAGSATPTNCYAPSEASIEWSVVTASVADMSMMSDFEDHQRPAKMAPNSTNAKARMSKEILRHHSGALLGCKSHKSVKVAGDAHRSTYQHEKNNFEPQIMRHRAESYMAGTRFQAETTNKLASFDARVQGQHALAARPLPCSHSPHASHLFVHVVK